A stretch of the Staphylococcus sp. NRL 16/872 genome encodes the following:
- a CDS encoding YneF family protein — protein MATWLAIILIILALIIGLVGGFFLARKYMMDYLKKNPPINEEMLRMMMMQMGQKPSQKKINQMMTMMNKNMDQNMKGSKK, from the coding sequence ATGGCAACTTGGTTAGCGATAATATTAATCATTTTAGCGCTTATCATCGGACTTGTTGGTGGTTTCTTCTTAGCAAGAAAATATATGATGGATTATTTGAAAAAAAACCCACCTATTAATGAAGAAATGTTACGTATGATGATGATGCAAATGGGACAAAAACCATCTCAAAAGAAAATTAATCAAATGATGACTATGATGAACAAAAACATGGATCAAAACATGAAAGGTTCAAAAAAATAA
- the sosA gene encoding DNA damage-induced cell division inhibitor SosA → MVSCIVFLVFFISLYHSSQTEQTYEITDHTISKKAMLNSDDKNIKDENTEQTDYKVFALVQ, encoded by the coding sequence ATGGTTTCTTGCATAGTTTTTCTAGTTTTCTTCATTAGTTTATATCATAGCTCACAAACGGAACAAACGTACGAAATTACAGACCATACTATTTCTAAAAAAGCTATGTTAAATAGTGACGATAAGAACATAAAAGATGAAAATACAGAACAAACAGATTACAAAGTGTTCGCATTAGTTCAATAA
- the sbcD gene encoding exonuclease subunit SbcD, with amino-acid sequence MKIIHTGDWHLGKILNGKQFLEDQEYILNQLINKINEENPDVFIISGDIYDTTYPSKETIKLFEKTLSTINIKMNIPTIITNGNHDGKERLNYGSTWFQHSNLYIRTKLEDMNYPITINGVNFYTLPFATVSEIKVFFEDDSIESYEQATQRCIAYISETMNKDEVNVLIAHLTINGGKTSDSERPLTIGTVESVDKASFNIFDKVLLGHLHHPFSIEDNVISYSGSLLQYSFSESNQPKGYKRLVINSKEDITNQFIQLKPLRELEVIEGEYEDVIQGNVKMKNKENYFHFKLRNMSHINDPMIQLKQLYPNTLSLSNITFESSGQFYQAELKQEDDVTIIKQFYKTIADQELTDYQSNKIHDLLNQVINKEV; translated from the coding sequence ATGAAGATAATACATACAGGAGATTGGCACTTAGGAAAGATTCTAAATGGCAAGCAATTTTTAGAAGATCAAGAATACATATTAAATCAGTTAATAAATAAGATTAATGAAGAAAATCCAGATGTTTTTATAATTTCTGGTGATATTTACGATACAACATACCCAAGTAAGGAAACAATTAAATTATTCGAAAAAACACTTAGTACGATAAATATAAAAATGAATATTCCCACTATTATTACAAATGGCAACCACGATGGGAAAGAACGCTTAAATTATGGTTCTACTTGGTTTCAACATTCAAACCTATACATACGCACTAAATTAGAGGATATGAATTATCCTATTACAATTAATGGTGTTAATTTTTATACATTACCTTTTGCGACGGTAAGTGAGATTAAAGTATTTTTTGAAGATGATTCAATTGAATCATATGAACAAGCAACTCAAAGATGTATTGCGTATATTTCTGAAACTATGAATAAAGATGAAGTTAATGTTTTAATTGCACATCTCACAATTAATGGAGGAAAAACGTCTGATTCTGAAAGACCACTTACAATTGGTACAGTTGAAAGTGTAGATAAAGCATCTTTCAACATTTTTGACAAAGTATTATTAGGCCATTTACATCATCCATTTAGTATTGAAGATAATGTGATTAGTTATAGTGGTTCATTATTGCAATATTCATTCTCAGAAAGTAACCAACCAAAAGGTTATAAGCGACTTGTAATTAATTCTAAAGAAGATATTACTAATCAGTTTATACAGCTTAAACCTTTGCGAGAATTGGAAGTGATCGAAGGTGAATACGAGGATGTTATACAAGGTAACGTGAAAATGAAGAATAAAGAAAATTATTTTCATTTTAAATTGAGAAATATGTCACATATTAATGACCCTATGATACAACTCAAACAACTTTATCCTAATACCTTATCATTAAGTAATATAACCTTTGAAAGTAGTGGTCAATTCTATCAAGCTGAATTAAAACAAGAAGATGATGTGACGATTATTAAGCAATTTTATAAAACGATTGCAGATCAAGAGCTAACTGATTATCAAAGTAATAAAATTCATGACTTACTTAATCAAGTAATTAACAAGGAGGTTTAA
- a CDS encoding CcdC protein domain-containing protein has translation MAYLIFSVVFALFMGIVVIFIRMKAQKFPVNEKKIILPPFFMATGALMYVIPYFRLTGAEIIESIILGVIFSSVLIWTSHFEVHGTEIYMKRSKAFPIILISLLIIRTVIKIFISSSIDPGEIGGMFFLLAFSMIVPWRIAMLYKFKKLKKSLVL, from the coding sequence TTGGCATATTTAATTTTTTCAGTAGTATTTGCATTATTTATGGGGATTGTTGTTATTTTCATACGTATGAAAGCTCAAAAATTCCCGGTTAATGAGAAAAAAATTATCTTACCACCGTTTTTTATGGCAACGGGTGCTTTAATGTATGTCATTCCATACTTTAGATTAACTGGTGCAGAAATCATTGAATCTATCATCTTAGGCGTTATTTTTTCATCTGTACTAATTTGGACGAGCCATTTTGAGGTTCATGGAACTGAAATTTATATGAAAAGATCTAAAGCTTTTCCAATCATTTTAATTTCATTATTAATTATTCGTACAGTGATTAAAATATTTATTAGTAGCTCAATTGATCCTGGTGAAATCGGGGGGATGTTCTTTTTATTAGCATTCAGTATGATTGTACCGTGGAGAATAGCTATGTTATACAAATTTAAAAAGTTAAAAAAATCTTTAGTTTTATAG
- the sbcC gene encoding exonuclease subunit SbcC, whose amino-acid sequence MKPIKLKLTNFGPFLNETIDFQEINNERLFLISGKTGSGKTMLFDAIVFALFGKASTEGRNESELRSHFADGKSPMSVIYEFELKNKTFKIVRQGAFTKEGNFSQTPGKLDVYELEKETNQYELRESKISSGNAFIKSILGVNAEQFRQLFILPQGEFKKFLVSNSSDKQSILRTLFNSIRFEEIQNLLINEVKAEKKQIESRQNQIQLLWADIDDFENETLSQLKLIDSLQTQEILKIMPHFKEVGNQLLKDYEKLKNKNYEVLTNLNQRIEDNKQLQQNIIDLEKRKELKKQLDEKASYINQLNEELDRLNEIKTLSNLYEQERNKVLKIEEIKNKIATSKSNITQLKESLELHSGEMESLVQNEKSIEQRSEYINNTRQFYVNLTKYNNAYTEIKTTDNQIIDNNKKQKEVSHDVNALNEKVKTIEVNEDEIDQLTQSIYELEREIENQKQLQTNKDKYAELKIEYEDITKQFKVLKQEIDNSNTQLENIDRTNIDLNDKQTFVQEVQSALHIGDTCPICGNEIESLNEHIDFEKINQNQQLIRKLTNDINEKNIKLSHLETAQAFVTKQMNELEVNESELQDINQLEQSVQDKKKEKQLIQEQKNALKKYNSQLDHLKETKHQLLVDYEKLNSQRNQYEILINDFEKTTQFNDIKSFEKHYINNEKMVTDFQKQKENLNKKIQQNNQALAIEKNNLENHENGNQELKEELQKLKAQIDNEMTRIGVANYEEIEKLLKKLNIKNDIEKEIEDYNHEQHKHSIEIERLTRLTKDKELEDIQSLDEEKQKVEKYYNETLEISATLQYKIQQNDKKFENMKVHINYLNEELKEQQQIFELAEVLSGKNNQKLTLENYVLIYYLERIIQQANLRLKKMSGQRYQLQRRQTVSQGYSGLEIDVFDLHSNHSRHISSLSGGETFQASLALALGLSEVVQQESGGITLDSMFIDEGFGTLDQETLETALDTLMKLQTSGRMVGIISHVSELKQRIPLILEVKTNQYQSSTQFKWH is encoded by the coding sequence TTGAAGCCTATAAAATTAAAATTAACTAACTTCGGACCTTTTTTAAATGAAACAATTGATTTTCAAGAAATTAATAATGAACGATTATTTTTGATAAGTGGTAAAACTGGCTCAGGTAAAACAATGCTATTTGATGCAATTGTCTTCGCTTTATTTGGTAAAGCTTCTACAGAAGGGCGAAATGAAAGTGAATTAAGAAGTCATTTTGCAGATGGAAAATCACCTATGTCTGTCATTTATGAATTTGAACTTAAAAATAAAACATTCAAGATTGTGAGACAGGGCGCTTTTACAAAAGAAGGTAATTTCTCTCAAACGCCAGGTAAGTTAGATGTCTATGAATTAGAAAAAGAAACAAATCAATATGAATTACGGGAGAGTAAGATTAGTTCCGGAAATGCGTTTATTAAAAGTATTTTAGGCGTGAATGCAGAACAATTTAGACAACTATTTATCTTGCCACAAGGTGAATTTAAGAAGTTTTTAGTTTCTAATAGCTCTGATAAGCAAAGTATTTTAAGAACTTTATTTAATAGTATAAGATTCGAAGAAATTCAGAATTTGCTAATAAATGAAGTGAAAGCTGAAAAGAAACAAATTGAATCACGTCAAAATCAAATTCAATTATTATGGGCAGATATAGATGATTTTGAAAATGAAACGTTGAGTCAACTTAAGTTAATCGATAGTCTACAAACTCAAGAAATTTTAAAAATAATGCCTCATTTTAAAGAAGTGGGTAATCAGTTACTTAAAGATTATGAAAAATTAAAAAATAAAAACTATGAAGTGCTAACGAATTTAAATCAACGTATTGAAGATAATAAACAACTTCAACAAAATATTATAGATTTAGAAAAACGAAAAGAATTAAAAAAACAATTAGATGAAAAAGCTAGTTATATTAACCAATTGAATGAAGAATTGGATAGATTAAATGAAATAAAAACGTTATCTAATTTATATGAGCAAGAAAGAAATAAAGTCTTAAAAATTGAAGAAATAAAAAATAAAATAGCGACCTCAAAATCTAATATTACTCAATTAAAAGAATCATTAGAATTACATTCAGGTGAAATGGAATCTTTAGTACAAAACGAAAAAAGTATTGAACAAAGATCTGAATATATTAATAATACTAGACAATTTTATGTAAATCTCACAAAATACAACAACGCTTATACTGAAATAAAAACTACTGATAATCAGATTATTGATAATAATAAAAAGCAAAAAGAGGTTAGCCATGATGTAAATGCACTTAACGAGAAAGTTAAAACGATTGAGGTTAATGAGGATGAGATTGATCAATTAACACAAAGTATTTATGAATTAGAAAGAGAAATTGAAAATCAAAAACAATTACAAACTAATAAAGATAAATATGCCGAATTAAAAATTGAATATGAGGATATAACAAAGCAATTCAAAGTCTTAAAACAAGAAATAGACAACTCTAATACGCAATTAGAAAATATTGATAGAACAAACATTGATTTAAATGATAAACAAACGTTTGTGCAAGAAGTTCAATCTGCATTGCATATTGGTGATACTTGTCCAATATGTGGAAATGAAATTGAATCTTTAAATGAACATATTGATTTTGAAAAAATTAATCAAAATCAACAATTGATAAGAAAATTAACCAACGATATCAATGAAAAAAATATTAAATTAAGTCATTTAGAAACTGCTCAAGCTTTTGTGACTAAGCAAATGAATGAATTAGAAGTTAATGAAAGTGAATTACAAGATATTAATCAATTAGAACAATCAGTACAAGATAAAAAGAAAGAAAAACAACTAATTCAAGAACAAAAAAATGCACTCAAAAAATATAACTCTCAATTAGATCATCTTAAAGAAACTAAACATCAATTATTGGTGGATTACGAAAAATTAAACTCTCAGAGAAATCAATATGAAATATTAATTAATGATTTTGAAAAAACGACACAGTTTAATGACATTAAGTCATTTGAAAAACATTATATTAACAATGAAAAAATGGTTACTGACTTTCAAAAACAAAAAGAAAATTTAAATAAAAAAATTCAACAAAATAACCAAGCATTAGCTATCGAAAAAAATAATTTGGAAAATCATGAAAATGGTAATCAAGAACTAAAAGAAGAGTTACAAAAATTGAAAGCTCAAATAGATAATGAAATGACAAGAATTGGTGTCGCAAATTATGAAGAAATTGAGAAATTGTTAAAAAAATTAAATATTAAAAATGATATTGAAAAAGAAATTGAAGACTATAATCATGAACAACATAAACACTCAATTGAAATAGAGCGATTAACTCGTTTAACAAAAGATAAAGAATTAGAAGATATTCAATCTTTAGATGAAGAAAAACAAAAGGTAGAAAAGTATTACAATGAAACACTCGAAATCTCAGCAACTTTACAATATAAAATACAACAAAATGATAAGAAATTTGAAAATATGAAGGTTCACATCAACTATTTAAATGAAGAATTAAAAGAACAACAACAAATATTCGAATTAGCTGAAGTATTGTCGGGCAAAAACAATCAAAAACTAACTCTCGAAAACTATGTTTTAATTTATTATTTAGAACGTATTATTCAACAAGCCAATTTGCGATTGAAGAAAATGAGTGGTCAAAGATACCAACTTCAACGTAGACAAACGGTCTCACAAGGTTATAGTGGATTGGAAATTGATGTATTTGATCTTCATTCTAACCATTCGAGACATATTAGTTCTTTATCAGGTGGAGAAACATTCCAAGCGTCTCTCGCTTTGGCGTTAGGGTTAAGTGAAGTGGTTCAACAAGAATCTGGTGGTATCACTTTAGACTCTATGTTTATTGATGAAGGATTTGGAACATTAGACCAAGAGACTCTTGAAACAGCGCTAGATACTTTAATGAAATTACAAACTTCTGGAAGAATGGTGGGAATTATCTCGCATGTCAGCGAATTAAAGCAACGTATTCCACTTATACTCGAAGTAAAAACAAATCAATACCAAAGTAGTACACAATTTAAATGGCATTAA
- the tkt gene encoding transketolase: MFNEKDQLAIDTIRALSIDAIEQANSGHPGLPMGAAPMAYTLWTRHLNFNPQSKDYFNRDRFILSAGHGSALLYSLLHVSGSLELEELKQFRQWGSKTPGHPEFRHTDGVEVTTGPLGQGLAMSVGMALAEDHLAGKFNKEDIDIVDHYTYVLASDGDLMEGISHEAASFAGHNQLDKLIVLYDSNDISLDGELNKSFSEDTKKRFESYGWNHILVKEGNDLEEIDNAITKAKSQKGPTIIEVKTIIGFGAPNVSGTNGVHGAPLGEDERKLTFEAYGLDPDKRFYVPEEVYEIFQKTMLKRANENEDAWKEKLEEYSNKYPELAEEFKLAISGKLPKNYKDELPKFDSDHNAATRADSGEVIQALSKSVPSFFGGSADLAGSNKSNVKEATDYDRNTPEGKNVWFGVREFAMGAAVNGMAAHGGLHPYAATFFVFSDYLKPALRLSAIMGLNSTFIFTHDSIAVGEDGPTHEPIEQLAGLRAIPNMNVIRPADGNETRVAWEVALESEQTPTSLVLTRQNLPYLDVDEATVEEGVRKGAYTVYETETKPEYLLLATGSEVSLAIEAAKDLDKQGKGVRVVSMPNWLAFEQQSDEYKESVIPKDITKRVAIEMASPLGWHKYVGTEGKVIGIDGFGASAPGDLVVEKYGFTKENILNQIRTF, encoded by the coding sequence ATGTTTAACGAGAAAGACCAATTAGCCATTGATACTATTCGTGCTCTAAGTATTGATGCAATTGAACAAGCAAATTCTGGGCACCCAGGTCTACCTATGGGAGCAGCTCCAATGGCTTATACTTTATGGACACGCCACTTAAACTTCAATCCACAATCAAAAGACTATTTTAATAGAGATCGCTTCATTCTTTCAGCAGGACATGGTTCGGCTTTACTTTATAGTCTGCTTCATGTGTCAGGAAGTTTAGAATTAGAGGAACTTAAACAGTTCAGACAATGGGGTTCAAAAACACCTGGTCATCCAGAATTCAGACATACGGATGGCGTAGAAGTTACAACTGGTCCTTTAGGCCAAGGTTTAGCTATGTCAGTAGGTATGGCCTTAGCAGAAGATCATTTAGCCGGTAAATTTAATAAAGAAGATATCGATATCGTTGATCATTACACATACGTATTAGCTTCTGATGGTGACTTAATGGAAGGTATCTCTCATGAAGCTGCTTCTTTCGCTGGTCACAATCAATTAGATAAATTAATTGTGTTATATGATTCAAATGATATTTCTCTTGATGGCGAATTAAATAAATCATTCTCGGAAGATACTAAAAAACGTTTCGAAAGTTATGGATGGAATCATATCTTAGTTAAAGAAGGCAATGATTTAGAAGAAATTGATAATGCTATTACTAAAGCTAAGTCTCAAAAAGGCCCTACAATTATTGAAGTTAAAACAATTATTGGTTTCGGTGCGCCAAATGTAAGTGGTACTAACGGTGTTCACGGTGCGCCATTAGGTGAAGATGAAAGAAAATTAACATTTGAAGCTTATGGTTTAGATCCTGATAAACGCTTCTATGTGCCAGAAGAAGTATATGAAATTTTCCAAAAAACTATGTTAAAACGTGCTAATGAAAATGAAGATGCTTGGAAAGAAAAATTAGAAGAATATTCTAATAAATATCCAGAATTAGCTGAAGAATTTAAATTAGCGATTAGTGGTAAATTACCTAAAAACTATAAAGATGAGTTACCTAAATTTGATAGCGACCATAATGCTGCAACTCGTGCTGATTCAGGAGAAGTTATCCAAGCTTTAAGTAAATCAGTGCCTTCATTCTTCGGTGGTTCTGCTGACTTAGCTGGTTCTAACAAATCTAATGTTAAAGAAGCTACAGATTATGATCGTAACACACCTGAAGGCAAAAACGTTTGGTTTGGTGTGAGAGAATTTGCAATGGGCGCAGCAGTTAATGGTATGGCAGCTCATGGTGGTCTTCACCCATACGCTGCAACCTTCTTCGTATTCAGTGATTACTTAAAACCTGCACTTCGTTTATCAGCAATTATGGGACTTAATTCAACATTTATCTTTACACACGATTCAATTGCAGTTGGTGAAGATGGTCCCACTCATGAACCAATTGAACAATTAGCTGGTTTAAGAGCGATTCCAAATATGAATGTTATCCGTCCAGCTGATGGCAATGAAACAAGAGTAGCTTGGGAAGTTGCTTTAGAATCTGAACAAACACCAACATCATTAGTATTAACTCGTCAAAATCTTCCTTATTTAGATGTAGATGAAGCTACCGTTGAAGAAGGTGTTCGTAAAGGTGCTTATACAGTTTATGAAACTGAAACTAAACCAGAATACCTACTATTAGCTACTGGTTCAGAAGTGAGCTTAGCTATTGAAGCGGCTAAAGATCTTGATAAACAAGGCAAAGGTGTAAGAGTAGTCTCTATGCCAAACTGGTTAGCATTTGAACAACAAAGCGATGAATATAAAGAATCAGTCATTCCTAAAGACATTACTAAACGTGTTGCTATTGAAATGGCTTCACCACTTGGTTGGCATAAATACGTCGGTACTGAAGGTAAAGTTATCGGTATTGATGGATTTGGCGCAAGTGCCCCTGGTGATTTAGTAGTAGAAAAATATGGATTTACTAAAGAAAATATTTTAAATCAAATTAGAACATTCTAA
- a CDS encoding DUF896 domain-containing protein: MTKDNLNIDRINELAKKKKEQGLTEAEAKEQSKLRKAYLESFRKGFKQQIESTKVIDPEGNDVTPEKLKKIQEENKNHKG; this comes from the coding sequence TTGACTAAAGACAATTTAAATATAGATAGAATTAATGAATTAGCTAAAAAGAAGAAAGAACAAGGATTGACTGAAGCTGAAGCAAAGGAACAGTCTAAATTACGCAAAGCTTATTTAGAATCATTTAGAAAAGGATTTAAGCAACAAATTGAAAGTACTAAAGTAATAGACCCAGAAGGAAACGACGTAACACCAGAAAAATTGAAAAAAATTCAAGAAGAAAACAAAAATCACAAAGGCTAA